The following are from one region of the Verrucomicrobiota bacterium genome:
- the phoU gene encoding phosphate signaling complex protein PhoU, translating to MNPQPHLEKSLQQDIDRIRGKVLEMGSRAERALKDGLQALVEGNRQRAYAIILRDQYIDELEKEIDRLCLEFLVRQQPVAGHLRFAYATIKINAELERIGDYAESIARQVLKLSSLEVHPPLEKYVEIANLSIPMLHDAVQSFLNQNAELARASMAVEEKVNTLRDQINADLLYAEKTGKIGLEAFSPLTMIARRYERVSDQAKNICEEVLYLCTGEYSKHTGTEMFRILFVDDDNACRSQMAEGIANSLERTGFLFSSAGLEPRPLDPAAVSFLAGKGIDISRHVPKSVPQIPNLEHYQVVIVFGSETRQSFKPDKSKTIVLEWPISDPLALRGTPEQIQAAYEKTFQHLRAQITDLVEAILGEPND from the coding sequence GTGAACCCGCAACCTCATCTGGAAAAATCGCTCCAGCAGGACATCGATCGCATCCGCGGCAAGGTCCTGGAAATGGGCAGCCGTGCCGAGCGGGCACTCAAGGACGGTTTGCAGGCCCTGGTGGAAGGGAATCGGCAGCGCGCCTACGCCATCATCCTGCGCGATCAGTACATCGACGAACTGGAGAAAGAGATCGACCGCCTCTGTCTGGAGTTTCTGGTGCGACAACAGCCCGTGGCCGGTCACCTGCGGTTTGCTTACGCGACCATCAAAATCAACGCCGAATTGGAACGTATCGGGGATTACGCCGAAAGCATCGCGCGGCAGGTTTTGAAGCTCAGTTCGCTCGAAGTGCATCCTCCGCTGGAGAAATACGTCGAGATCGCCAACCTCTCCATTCCAATGCTTCACGACGCCGTTCAGTCGTTTCTGAATCAGAACGCCGAGTTGGCGCGCGCCAGCATGGCGGTCGAAGAGAAAGTCAACACCCTCCGCGACCAGATCAACGCGGACCTGTTGTATGCGGAGAAGACGGGCAAAATCGGCCTGGAAGCATTCTCGCCCTTGACGATGATCGCGCGCCGCTACGAACGCGTCTCGGACCAAGCCAAAAACATCTGCGAGGAAGTGCTCTACTTGTGCACGGGCGAGTACAGCAAACACACCGGCACGGAGATGTTTCGCATTCTGTTCGTGGACGACGACAACGCCTGCCGCAGCCAGATGGCCGAAGGCATTGCGAATTCGCTGGAGCGGACCGGGTTTCTGTTCAGCAGCGCGGGTCTGGAACCGCGGCCATTGGACCCGGCGGCGGTGAGTTTCCTGGCGGGCAAAGGGATCGATATTTCCCGGCACGTTCCCAAGTCCGTGCCGCAAATTCCCAATCTGGAGCATTACCAGGTCGTCATCGTGTTCGGCAGTGAAACCCGGCAATCCTTCAAGCCAGACAAAAGCAAAACCATCGTGCTGGAATGGCCGATCAGCGATCCCTTGGCCTTGCGCGGCACGCCCGAACAAATCCAGGCTGCTTACGAGAAGACGTTTCAACACCTCCGCGCGCAAATCACCGATCTCGTGGAGGCCATTCTTGGAGAACCGAACGATTAA